The Ogataea parapolymorpha DL-1 chromosome III, whole genome shotgun sequence nucleotide sequence TTGCCGATATCATCAAAATCGGCAGAACTCACTTGCAGGACGCCACTCCGCTGACTCTCGGACAGGAATTCAGTGGCTATGTTCAGCAATTGACCAACGGCATCGCCAGAGTCGAGCACAGCCTCGAGAGTCTTAGATACTTGGCCCAAGGTGGTACTGCTGTTGGTACTGGTTTAAACACGAAAAAAGGTTTTGCCGAGAAGGTTGCAAGCGAGGTTTCGAAGCTGACCGGTTTACAGTTCTACACTGCTCCTAACAAGTTTGAGGCTCTTGCTGCGCACGATGCCGTTGTGGAGGCCTCTGGCGCCTTGAACACGGTGGCTGTCTCGCTGTTCAAGATCGCTAATGACATCAGATACCTTGGATCCGGACCTAGATGCGGCTACGGCGAGCTTTCTTTGCCTGAGAACGAGCCAGGCTCGTCCATCATGCCTGGAAAGGTCAATCCTACTCAGAACGAGGCCATGACCATGGTCTGCACCCAGGTGTTTGGTAACCACTCGTGTATCACGTTTGCCGGCGCCTCTGGCCAGTTTGAGTTGAACGTGTTCAAGCCAGTCATGATCTCGAACCTGTTGTCGTCGGTCAGACTTCTTGGCGACGCCTGCTACTCCTTCAGAGTGCACTGTGTTGACGGCATTGTGGCCAACAGAgacaagatcgagaagaCTCTGCACGAGTCGTTGATGCTTGTCACTGCTTTGAACCCAAAGATCGGCTACGATAATGCCTCCAAGACGGCCAAGAACGCACACAAGAAGGGCCTCACTTTGAAGGAGAGCGCCCTGGAGCTCGGCATGTTGAGCGAAGAGGAGTTTGACGAGTGGGTCAGACCAGAGAAGATGATTGGGCCAAAGGACTGAAGGTTCCCGCAGTCGGTATTTAGCTATATATTCTTGATATTTATCAGCTACCAAAAATTCAttcgtcgatcgaccctGGACAGTGGCAAAAGAAAAAGTATCGCTCCTGAATAATTCATCCATGTTTTCTTGCTCAAGACGAGTTTTCAGAGGCCGTCTTGTGCGCAGCGCGTGTACCCGGCTTGCGAGCACGGTCCACAACCAGTATGCTAAACCATTGCTAGGCAAAGAGGCTGCACTCTGGGTCAATGCGGACGGAATAGACTTTGTACCTCCTTCTGTGAGCTCGCCTTCTGTGGCTGGCGAGTTGCTTGACCTaaagtcgaaaaagaacgagcCCGATCCAAAGGACGAGTCCAAAAGGAAAGACAAGGACAAaaaggaggacgaaaaggacaagCCAGACAACAAGACGCCGAGACCTTCGAAACCACGGACCCTTGCCCCCTCTGCGGGATCCGGcgttgctgctggcgcCAATGGCGCGAGTGGGTCAGCAGGAGCTCCAGGCAACTCTGGTTCGGGCGATGATCCTGCAGACGAGGAGTCGTCGGTCAACAGTCCCGCCACAGTCGAACTGCCAGAGATCTATCCACCTATTATTGGTCTGCCTATTTCCAGAAGACCTCTGTTCCCCGGTTTCTACAGATCCGTGATCATTACCGACGTGAACGTTATCAAGGCCGTCAAGGAGGCCACGTCCACACAGTATCCATTCATTGGCTGTTTCCTGTTCAAAGACGAGAACATGGAGGGAGACGTCATTAATTCGAAAGACGAGGTTTACAGCACCGGTGTGCTGGCACAAATCACGTCCAACGTGTATACCAGAGATACAGAGACCGGCGTGGAGACTTTAACGACCGTGCTGTTCCCTCACAAGCggatcaagatcgacgagttgTTCGTTCCTAATGTTTCGAAGAGCAAACACAGTTTTGTCAAGGTGTCCACCACAGAGGTCGACGAGTCGGCAGATAAGCAGATAATCGAGGGAATAACCGGCGAGAAGGAGGGTGACGAGCCAAAGTCTCCGTCGGAAGTCATCAAgtccagcgacgaggaggttgtcattgacgaggacgacgagtacaaCCCTACTGCGTTCCTCAAAAAATACCCAATCAGTTTGGTCAATGTTTCCAATGTCGAGGACGAGCCGTATCCAGACAGAGACCCAAGAGTGAACTCGTTGACTGCCATTACCCTTGAGACGCTGAGAGAGATTaccaagctcaacaaacCGTTCAGCGACCAATTGCTTTACTTTATCAGCTCATTGAAGGGCGACGTGTATCACCATCCTGAGAGACTGGCAGATTATGCTGCCGCcgttgctgctgccactCCACAAGAGCTGCAGGACGTGATGGACTGCACCAACATCCCCGACAGACTGGATAAAGCTTTGAATTTGCTACGAAAGGAACTGATGAACAAAGaactgcagaaacagatcGAGCGGGACCTCGAGGAGAGGATGGCCAAGAGACACCGCGAATTTAATCTTCAGGAACAGCTCAAGTggatcaagaaagagctgggAATTGACGACGGCAGAGACAAGCTGATTGCCAAGTACAACGAACGTGCGTCCAAGCTAAAGTTCCCTGAAGAGGTGCAGAAGGTTTTCCAGGAGgaaatcaacaagcttcagaCTTTGGAGCCGCTGATGGCCGAGTACGCTGTGACCAGAAACTACCTGGACTGGCTGACGCAGTTGCCATGGGGGCTGCAATCGAAAGACAGATACGATCTCAAGATTGCCAAACAaattctggacgaggaccaTTACGGTCTCAAAGAGGTCAAGGACCGGATTTTGGAGTTTATTGCTGTTGgcaagcttctcaacaagatcaacgGTAAGATTATTTGTTTTGTTGGTCCACCAGGTGTTGGTAAGACGTCCATTGGTAAGTCCATTGCCAGAGCACTGAACAGAAAATTCTACAGATTCTCTGTCGGCGGGTTGACCGACGTGGCTGAGATCAAGGGTCACAGAAGAACCTATGTTGGTGCCATTCCTGGTCGTATGGTGCAGGctctgaaaaacacagaaactgAGAATCCGCTTGTTTTGATCGATGAGATCGACAAGATCTCGCACACCCACCACGGCAGCGGTGGCGACCCTTCTGCCGcactgctggagctgcttgatCCTGAACAGAATGGAACGTTCATGGACTACTACATGGACGTTCCTATCAACCTCTCGCGCGTGCTGTTTGTGTGCACAGCTAACACTCTCAGCACGATTCCTGCCCCATTGCTGGATCGTATGGAAGTGATAGAGATTGCCGGTTATgttgaggacgagaagatCAAGATTGCCGAAAATTACCTCGCTCCGTCTGCAAAGGACACGTCGGGCCTGACTGACGTGGACATCTCTTTAAGAGAGGACActttgcagcagctgatcaGAGGCTACTGTCGTGAAAGCGGAGTGAGAAACctcaagaaacagattGAGAAGATATTCAGAAAAGCCGCATTGAAGGTGGTGAAAGACGTTGATGGCGTTGACTTcgacaagaacgagaaggTTGAGCAAAATGAGCAAGCCAAGGAGACTGCAAAAACCACAGAGTCTGAGAATTCTACGTCAGAGGCCTCTGAGACATCAAGCTCTGAGAAAAACGAAGACAAAGACGAGGTCAAAgaagaggccaaggaagaggccaaggaagaggaagacgcTCCGAAGGTGGTTGTTCCGGAAGGATACAAGATCGAGGTGACGCCAGACAACCTCAAAGACTACGTGGGGTCCCCTGTTTACACTGCAGACCGACTATACGAGAAAACACCACCGGGTGTGGTTATGGGTCTTGCATGGACCCAGACGGGAGGGTCAGCTCTGTACATTGAATCGATCATTGAGCAcgccatcaacaaggactCGACGCCTAAGCTAGAGCGCACGGGCCAACTTGGAGACGTGATGAAGGAGTCTGTGCGGATCGCGTActcgttctccaagatGTATCTTGCCAAGAAGTTCACAGAGAACCGGTTCTTCGATCGTGCCCAGATCCACCTGCATTGTCCTGAGGGGGCCACGCCAAAGGATGGACCATCCGCCGGTGTTGCCatcacgtcgtcgttcCTTTCTCTTGCTCTGAACAAGCCTTTAAGACCCGACATTGCCATGACTGGAGAACTCACATTGACAGGACGCGTGCTGCGTATCGGTGGCCTCAAGGAGAAGACGCTTGCTGCGAGAAGGTCCGGCGTCAACACGGTCATTTTCCCTAAGGACAACCTTGCGGACTGGAACGAGTTGCAGGACAACGTCAAGGAGGGCATCACGCCCGTGCCTGTTGAGTGGTATGACGAGGTGTTTGCGACGCTGTTTGGCGATGTGACTTCTGACGAGGGCAACGCAGTCTGGAAGaaggagtttgagctgaTCGACCAAGCCgagaaggacaagaaatGATGTTAGAAATGCTGCATAGTGTTCATGTATATACGGCTGtgttaaaaaaaaaataattcaattttattattttatggccaagaagaaagcaCAGTCTCCCCCCGAGgagacgatcgacgagcaGAAGACGCTCGAAATATACAAACAGGCCCTCACGTTCAACGTGATCGCAAAATATGACCCGCTGATCGACCAGCTTGTGCATTTGACCTCGTACTGTGTGGTATACCGTTTTGACCCCGACCAGAACGACTGGGTCAAGCTCGACTTCCAGGGCCCGTTGGCGATATATTCGCGAAAGAGCGAGGTTTCCGGTCCAACACCAGCGCCGCAGATTGTTCAGAACGACCAGCTGTACACTTCTGGGCTCATTGTGCTCAATAGAATTAAGCCGGAGAATTTCAGCATCGGACTCATAAGCAACAAGCAGCTGACCGATCCGGAGGACGGGATCATTGtcgaaaacacagaaaaactTATAATTGTGCGTGACCTGAGCCAGCAGACGTACGGCCTGTGGATCTTCGACGCCGCCGACAGAGACTATATCTGCGAAATCTTGAAATACTGTATAGAAGGAGAACAGAAATAAATTACGAAGGGGTGCCGCTGTCTGGCTGCTGTTTGTAGGGCATGCGTCTTTTGCGTGCCGGCTCGTCCATCGGCGAGTATGCTCCCGGGATTTGCTGGTACATGGACGGACTAGGTGATGAGACGGGTCCTGCGGTGGCCTGTCTTTTTGTTGGCTTGCGTATTTTTTTGGCTCCCTTTTTATCTCTTCCTGGTGTCATATCTGCTCCCGCCGACGCAGGGCCGGGCATAGAGCCGGGCATTGAGCCGGGCATCGAGTGCGGGACCGGCGTGGAAACACCGCGCGCCATAAAGTTGCCGTTCATGTTCGGCACCGGCGCCGAGCCTTGTCTGGAGTCTACTGGCTTCATGGCGTGCGGATgtcctgctgctgccacgGCCGAGGCCATCTGCTCTTTCTGCCGCTGGTTGAGCATTCGTTCCTGGTTGATGAGCGCGCGCTGTTGTTGCGTCATGCCGCCCAGCAGCCCGTTCATGCTCGGATCGCTTGCGTTCGGGTTCATGCCACCGGAAATCGCTGCCTGTTTGATTAGCTCCACCTTGTGGCGCCACATCTCGACGAACCGCAGCCGCTGGAACTGGCCCGGCTCGTTGGTGTTTGTTTTGGCCGACTCTGAAAGACGGTTGTTGTGCGTGTACGACTCGCTCAGAATCGTCATCAGCTGCTCGTACTTGGAGTTTGTGTGCGGCAAGTCCTCGTGCAGCGGCTTGTACGGGTA carries:
- a CDS encoding Fumarate hydratase, mitochondrial, which gives rise to MLSARLSAKRIGSRAFSATTRAMRTEKDAFGDIEVADNKYWGAQTQRSLQNFKIGGARERMPEPIVHAFGVLKKAAATVNAELGILDPKLADAIKQAATEVAEGKLVDHFPLVVFQTGSGTQSNMNANEVISNRAIEILDGTLGSKKPVHPNDHVNMSQSSNDTFPTVMHIAAVTEITNHLLPELRALRDSLDKKAKEFADIIKIGRTHLQDATPLTLGQEFSGYVQQLTNGIARVEHSLESLRYLAQGGTAVGTGLNTKKGFAEKVASEVSKLTGLQFYTAPNKFEALAAHDAVVEASGALNTVAVSLFKIANDIRYLGSGPRCGYGELSLPENEPGSSIMPGKVNPTQNEAMTMVCTQVFGNHSCITFAGASGQFELNVFKPVMISNLLSSVRLLGDACYSFRVHCVDGIVANRDKIEKTLHESLMLVTALNPKIGYDNASKTAKNAHKKGLTLKESALELGMLSEEEFDEWVRPEKMIGPKD
- a CDS encoding ATP-dependent Lon protease, involved in degradation of misfolded proteins in mitochondria, which translates into the protein MFSCSRRVFRGRLVRSACTRLASTVHNQYAKPLLGKEAALWVNADGIDFVPPSVSSPSVAGELLDLKSKKNEPDPKDESKRKDKDKKEDEKDKPDNKTPRPSKPRTLAPSAGSGVAAGANGASGSAGAPGNSGSGDDPADEESSVNSPATVELPEIYPPIIGLPISRRPLFPGFYRSVIITDVNVIKAVKEATSTQYPFIGCFLFKDENMEGDVINSKDEVYSTGVLAQITSNVYTRDTETGVETLTTVLFPHKRIKIDELFVPNVSKSKHSFVKVSTTEVDESADKQIIEGITGEKEGDEPKSPSEVIKSSDEEVVIDEDDEYNPTAFLKKYPISLVNVSNVEDEPYPDRDPRVNSLTAITLETLREITKLNKPFSDQLLYFISSLKGDVYHHPERLADYAAAVAAATPQELQDVMDCTNIPDRLDKALNLLRKELMNKELQKQIERDLEERMAKRHREFNLQEQLKWIKKELGIDDGRDKLIAKYNERASKLKFPEEVQKVFQEEINKLQTLEPLMAEYAVTRNYLDWLTQLPWGLQSKDRYDLKIAKQILDEDHYGLKEVKDRILEFIAVGKLLNKINGKIICFVGPPGVGKTSIGKSIARALNRKFYRFSVGGLTDVAEIKGHRRTYVGAIPGRMVQALKNTETENPLVLIDEIDKISHTHHGSGGDPSAALLELLDPEQNGTFMDYYMDVPINLSRVLFVCTANTLSTIPAPLLDRMEVIEIAGYVEDEKIKIAENYLAPSAKDTSGLTDVDISLREDTLQQLIRGYCRESGVRNLKKQIEKIFRKAALKVVKDVDGVDFDKNEKVEQNEQAKETAKTTESENSTSEASETSSSEKNEDKDEVKEEAKEEAKEEEDAPKVVVPEGYKIEVTPDNLKDYVGSPVYTADRLYEKTPPGVVMGLAWTQTGGSALYIESIIEHAINKDSTPKLERTGQLGDVMKESVRIAYSFSKMYLAKKFTENRFFDRAQIHLHCPEGATPKDGPSAGVAITSSFLSLALNKPLRPDIAMTGELTLTGRVLRIGGLKEKTLAARRSGVNTVIFPKDNLADWNELQDNVKEGITPVPVEWYDEVFATLFGDVTSDEGNAVWKKEFELIDQAEKDKK
- a CDS encoding mRNA-decapping enzyme subunit 1; translation: MAKKKAQSPPEETIDEQKTLEIYKQALTFNVIAKYDPLIDQLVHLTSYCVVYRFDPDQNDWVKLDFQGPLAIYSRKSEVSGPTPAPQIVQNDQLYTSGLIVLNRIKPENFSIGLISNKQLTDPEDGIIVENTEKLIIVRDLSQQTYGLWIFDAADRDYICEILKYCIEGEQK